The following are encoded in a window of Oceanidesulfovibrio indonesiensis genomic DNA:
- a CDS encoding family 1 encapsulin nanocompartment shell protein, translated as MDILKRSLAPITHEAWEEIDSTARDFLSGMLSARKIVDVDGPMGWDYAAVPLGRLDVPEGTNPEGLEYGLHKVQPLVEVRAHFDLDVWEIDNIVRGARDIDLDNLENAAKKIAEFEETTIYEGLAAGSITGIKASSPYETLAVSGKAEDILQQVTRGIQTMMAESIDGPYALVVNPQMWLSMSTYVQGYPLKKHLEEQLGGPVVISGFIDGAYLVSTRGGDMRMVLGQDLAIGYHRHDKNTVSLYFTESFTFQVFEPHAIVAFSWSK; from the coding sequence ATGGATATATTAAAGCGCTCGCTGGCCCCCATAACGCATGAAGCATGGGAGGAGATCGACTCCACTGCGCGAGATTTCCTCTCCGGCATGCTTTCCGCCCGAAAGATCGTGGACGTCGACGGCCCCATGGGCTGGGATTACGCGGCGGTGCCCCTGGGGCGGCTCGATGTGCCCGAAGGCACCAATCCCGAGGGCCTGGAGTACGGCCTGCACAAGGTCCAACCTCTCGTTGAGGTGCGCGCCCATTTCGATCTCGACGTCTGGGAGATAGACAACATCGTCCGTGGCGCCCGGGACATCGATTTGGATAATCTGGAGAACGCCGCAAAAAAAATCGCCGAGTTCGAGGAAACGACGATCTACGAAGGCCTCGCCGCCGGCTCCATCACAGGCATCAAGGCTTCGTCGCCGTATGAGACTCTGGCGGTGAGCGGCAAGGCTGAGGACATCCTCCAGCAGGTCACCCGCGGCATCCAGACCATGATGGCCGAATCCATCGACGGGCCTTACGCCCTCGTGGTCAACCCGCAGATGTGGCTTTCCATGTCCACGTACGTTCAGGGGTATCCTTTGAAGAAACACCTGGAAGAGCAACTGGGCGGCCCGGTGGTCATCTCCGGCTTCATCGACGGCGCGTATCTCGTCTCTACCCGCGGCGGCGACATGCGCATGGTCCTTGGCCAGGACCTGGCCATCGGCTACCACCGCCACGACAAGAACACAGTGTCGCTTTACTTTACGGAATCCTTCACGTTCCAGGTGTTCGAGCCGCACGCGATCGTGGCTTTCAGCTGGTCCAAATAG
- a CDS encoding encapsulin-associated ferritin-like protein produces MKDYHEPVDEMQPEDRNYVRALASLKEEIEAVDWYQQRVATCTDPQLKAILAHNRDEEIEHACMTLEWLRRNMPGWDEELRTYLFTSGDITALEEGEGVEEVEVEKSAVDESPAAAGLGLGGMKG; encoded by the coding sequence ATGAAAGACTATCACGAGCCAGTCGATGAGATGCAGCCGGAGGACAGAAACTACGTCCGTGCATTGGCGAGCCTCAAGGAGGAGATCGAGGCTGTGGACTGGTATCAGCAGCGCGTCGCCACATGCACGGACCCGCAACTCAAAGCAATTCTCGCGCATAACCGCGACGAAGAGATCGAACACGCCTGCATGACCCTGGAATGGCTCCGGCGCAACATGCCGGGGTGGGACGAAGAACTGCGCACCTATCTTTTCACCTCCGGTGACATCACCGCCCTGGAGGAAGGTGAAGGCGTTGAGGAGGTGGAAGTGGAAAAATCGGCGGTCGACGAAAGCCCTGCCGCAGCAGGCCTTGGCCTGGGCGGCATGAAGGGTTGA